The following coding sequences are from one Methanomassiliicoccales archaeon window:
- a CDS encoding RAD55 family ATPase → MFKTNFPQMCSVLILGSPGVGMLEFQLGMVKEYLEAEEPVVFVTLDLPPRDLLAVMEAFGIPMDRLGRGLYIIDYHSSLIGNSEEREAYEGSKVRRIHDLEGIMFNVANIHSEVKRPLRVFMNTLSTLFLYNQPSVVLKFFQISTSRIRSEFGTVFVSVFDGVHEEKAVNHLMALADGALELRFDPELNRMMRVRHMRGMTVPCRWIPFEITPAEEDTPTHVLQWK, encoded by the coding sequence ATGTTCAAGACAAATTTCCCACAGATGTGCTCAGTTCTCATATTGGGCAGTCCAGGGGTAGGGATGCTGGAATTCCAATTGGGCATGGTCAAGGAGTACCTGGAGGCCGAGGAGCCTGTGGTCTTCGTGACCTTGGACCTTCCGCCCCGTGACCTGTTGGCGGTCATGGAGGCCTTCGGTATACCCATGGACCGTTTGGGCCGGGGGCTTTACATCATCGACTACCATTCCAGCTTGATCGGTAATTCCGAGGAGAGGGAGGCTTACGAAGGGTCCAAGGTGCGACGCATTCATGATCTGGAAGGTATCATGTTCAACGTGGCCAACATCCACTCCGAGGTGAAGAGGCCGTTGCGAGTGTTCATGAACACGCTCTCCACGCTCTTCCTTTATAACCAGCCCAGCGTGGTGCTCAAGTTCTTCCAGATAAGCACATCCCGCATCAGGAGCGAATTCGGCACGGTCTTCGTCTCGGTGTTCGATGGGGTGCATGAAGAGAAAGCGGTGAACCACCTGATGGCCTTGGCCGACGGCGCACTGGAGCTCAGGTTCGATCCGGAGCTCAATCGCATGATGCGGGTGAGGCATATGCGTGGCATGACGGTCCCATGTCGCTGGATACCGTTCGAGATCACGCCGGCCGAGGAAGATACCCCGACCCACGTGCTGCAGTGGAAGTGA